The Thermoanaerobaculales bacterium genome has a segment encoding these proteins:
- a CDS encoding hydrogenase iron-sulfur subunit gives MDRVGVILCGGCGIGDAVDLDAVAAAAAAAGAAATLVHPCCCAADGLEAIRAAVAAHALDGIVVAACSERAKRQELASLGFDPAGMWRVALREHCAWSHPAGDEDTRMLAEDLVRMGLARMRGCRPIVPVAAAVSDTVLVVGGGRAGLEAARVAAGLGHPVVLVEKGEALGGRLAAQRSVVPEEPPYDRPHPNPIPGLIAEVTSCSDITVLPSTTIGAITGQPGRFAVRLDGPPATELTVGAIIQATGARPYDAHALGHLGYGASPDVITSEQLEVMLLAGAVVCPSSGAQPGRVLFIQCAGSRDDQHLRYCSSECCATTLRQAHELRAIDPKSEIVIVYRDLRAPGQLEHLFAGVQDMAGAMMARGDVDRVRVDGRLSVELSNSLLGEHAAVEADLVVLAVGMVPTAADGELIRRLHDARHQAEHAESAQARADAGRLAGELSRHQGTEILNLGYRQGPDLPALRYSFPDSHFICFPYETRRTGIYAAGTVRAPMGSAQAAEDGAGAAMKAVQCIEMAKRGEAVHPRAGDCAWPEFFLQRCTQCKRCTEECPFGTLDEDAKGTPELRELRCRRCGICMGSCPERIISFQDYSVQMVADMIKAIEVPEDLEGKPRILALMCENDAVPALDAAAANGATWNPWVRVIPIRCLGSTNVIWIAEALSRGVDGVILIGCKYGDDYQCHFIRGSELASTRLDNVGETLQRLALEPERIKLVELSHDEFDRIPLVLDEFAASLEALGPNPMKGF, from the coding sequence ATGGACAGGGTCGGCGTCATCCTGTGCGGCGGCTGCGGCATCGGCGACGCCGTCGACCTCGACGCGGTCGCGGCGGCCGCTGCCGCGGCCGGGGCGGCCGCCACCCTGGTCCACCCCTGCTGCTGCGCTGCGGATGGCCTGGAGGCGATCCGGGCTGCGGTCGCCGCCCACGCGCTCGACGGCATCGTGGTCGCCGCGTGCTCGGAGCGGGCCAAGCGGCAGGAGCTCGCGAGCCTCGGCTTCGATCCCGCCGGCATGTGGCGGGTCGCGCTGCGCGAGCACTGCGCCTGGTCGCACCCGGCCGGCGACGAGGACACCCGCATGCTGGCCGAGGACCTGGTCCGCATGGGCCTCGCCCGGATGAGGGGCTGCCGGCCGATCGTGCCGGTGGCCGCGGCGGTCAGCGACACGGTGCTGGTGGTCGGCGGCGGGCGGGCCGGCCTCGAGGCGGCCCGGGTCGCCGCCGGCCTGGGGCACCCCGTCGTCCTGGTCGAGAAGGGTGAAGCCCTCGGCGGCCGGCTCGCCGCCCAGCGCTCGGTGGTCCCCGAGGAGCCGCCCTACGACCGGCCGCACCCCAACCCGATCCCGGGACTGATCGCCGAGGTCACCTCGTGCTCCGACATCACGGTGCTGCCCTCGACCACCATCGGCGCGATCACCGGCCAGCCGGGCCGGTTCGCGGTCCGCCTCGATGGCCCTCCGGCGACCGAGCTGACCGTGGGCGCGATCATCCAGGCCACCGGCGCCCGCCCCTACGACGCCCACGCGCTCGGCCACCTCGGCTACGGCGCGTCGCCCGACGTCATCACCTCGGAGCAGCTCGAGGTGATGCTCCTCGCGGGCGCCGTGGTCTGCCCGTCCTCCGGCGCGCAGCCGGGCCGGGTCCTGTTCATCCAGTGCGCCGGCTCGCGCGACGACCAGCACCTGCGCTACTGCTCCAGCGAGTGCTGCGCGACCACCCTGCGGCAGGCCCACGAGCTGCGGGCCATCGATCCAAAGTCCGAGATCGTGATCGTCTATCGCGACCTCCGCGCCCCGGGCCAGCTCGAGCACCTGTTCGCCGGCGTCCAGGACATGGCGGGCGCGATGATGGCGCGGGGCGACGTCGACCGAGTGAGGGTCGACGGCCGGCTGTCGGTCGAGCTGTCGAACAGCCTGCTCGGCGAGCACGCAGCGGTCGAGGCCGACCTCGTGGTGCTCGCCGTCGGGATGGTGCCGACCGCGGCGGACGGCGAGCTGATCAGGAGGCTCCACGACGCCCGCCACCAGGCCGAGCACGCGGAAAGCGCGCAGGCTCGGGCCGACGCCGGCAGGCTCGCCGGCGAGCTCTCCCGGCACCAGGGGACCGAGATCCTGAATCTCGGCTACCGCCAGGGTCCCGACCTGCCCGCGCTCCGCTACTCCTTCCCCGACTCGCACTTCATCTGCTTCCCGTACGAGACCCGCCGCACCGGGATCTACGCCGCGGGAACGGTGCGCGCCCCGATGGGCTCCGCGCAGGCGGCCGAGGACGGCGCCGGCGCCGCGATGAAGGCGGTCCAGTGCATCGAGATGGCGAAGCGCGGCGAGGCCGTCCATCCGCGCGCCGGCGACTGCGCGTGGCCCGAGTTCTTCCTGCAGCGGTGCACGCAGTGCAAGCGCTGCACCGAGGAGTGCCCCTTCGGCACCCTCGACGAGGACGCCAAGGGAACGCCCGAGCTCAGGGAGCTGCGCTGCCGGCGCTGCGGCATCTGCATGGGCTCCTGCCCCGAACGCATCATCAGCTTCCAGGACTACTCGGTGCAGATGGTCGCCGACATGATCAAGGCGATCGAGGTCCCGGAGGACCTCGAAGGCAAGCCGCGGATCCTCGCCCTGATGTGCGAGAACGACGCCGTGCCGGCGCTCGACGCCGCCGCCGCCAACGGCGCCACCTGGAACCCCTGGGTGCGCGTCATCCCCATCCGCTGCCTCGGTTCGACGAACGTCATCTGGATCGCCGAGGCGCTGTCCCGGGGCGTCGACGGCGTGATCCTGATCGGCTGCAAGTACGGCGACGACTACCAGTGTCACTTCATCCGCGGCTCGGAGCTCGCCAGCACCCGCCTCGACAACGTCGGCGAGACCCTGCAGCGGCTCGCGCTGGAGCCGGAGCGTATCAAGCTGGTCGAGCTGTCCCACGACGAGTTCGACCGCATTCCGCTCGTGCTCGACGAGTTTGCCGCCTCGCTCGAGGCCCTCGGGCCGAACCCGATGAAGGGTTTCTAG
- the qmoC gene encoding quinone-interacting membrane-bound oxidoreductase complex subunit QmoC: MSSIPVVQPSSKFREAFAKRGGAAAARCYQCAACSSVCELAPAAAPFPRRQVLWAQWGLVDRLAADPGPWLCHQCNDCSLRCPRDVAPGDLMAAVRGMVVECLAFPRAFGRLVANARTTWPLLLLGPLLFWVLLLGATGRLVLPAADPQLGGLEGRFHYQDVVPHALIYAVYVTATAWVAVALWVSGRRYWRLLGAGAARHGSFLANLFPVLGDIATHARFKECGRGVPRRRWGHFLLMWGFVGAAATSGFAILYLYGGTPIFDWLGLGHGYPLPLDHWVKWLGNLSAVLLVLGGTLLYANRLAVGDRLVGATTGSDRFLLYTVIGVVVTGVLTEAFRFVALPMAAAWLVYVLHLGIVLTLFLTLPYSKLAHVVYRTLAMVHERMSGLTTG; this comes from the coding sequence ATGTCGTCGATCCCCGTCGTCCAGCCGTCGTCCAAGTTTCGGGAGGCCTTCGCGAAGCGGGGCGGCGCCGCGGCGGCGCGCTGCTACCAGTGCGCGGCCTGCTCGAGCGTCTGCGAGCTGGCGCCGGCCGCGGCCCCGTTCCCGCGCCGCCAGGTCCTGTGGGCGCAGTGGGGGCTCGTCGACCGGCTGGCGGCCGACCCCGGGCCCTGGCTGTGCCACCAGTGCAACGACTGCAGCCTCCGCTGTCCGAGGGACGTGGCCCCGGGCGACCTGATGGCCGCGGTGCGGGGGATGGTCGTCGAGTGCCTGGCCTTCCCCAGGGCCTTCGGCAGGCTGGTCGCCAACGCTCGGACGACGTGGCCGCTGCTCCTGCTCGGACCGCTCCTGTTCTGGGTCCTGCTGCTCGGCGCGACCGGCCGGCTGGTCCTGCCTGCCGCCGACCCGCAGCTGGGCGGGCTCGAGGGCCGATTCCACTACCAGGACGTGGTCCCGCACGCCCTGATCTACGCCGTCTACGTCACGGCGACCGCGTGGGTCGCGGTCGCCCTCTGGGTCAGCGGCCGGAGGTACTGGAGGCTGCTCGGCGCCGGTGCGGCGCGGCACGGGTCCTTTCTGGCGAACCTGTTCCCGGTGCTCGGCGACATCGCGACCCACGCGCGGTTTAAGGAGTGCGGCCGCGGCGTCCCGAGGCGCCGCTGGGGCCACTTCCTGCTGATGTGGGGCTTCGTCGGCGCCGCGGCGACCTCCGGCTTCGCCATCCTCTACCTCTACGGGGGCACCCCCATCTTCGACTGGCTCGGGCTCGGCCACGGCTACCCGCTGCCGCTCGACCACTGGGTCAAGTGGCTGGGCAACCTGTCGGCCGTGCTGCTCGTCCTCGGCGGGACCTTGCTGTACGCGAACCGCCTCGCCGTCGGCGACCGGCTGGTCGGGGCCACGACCGGGTCCGACCGGTTCCTGCTCTACACGGTGATCGGAGTGGTCGTGACCGGGGTGCTCACCGAGGCCTTCCGGTTCGTCGCCCTGCCGATGGCGGCGGCCTGGCTGGTCTACGTGCTCCACCTCGGCATCGTGCTCACCCTGTTCCTGACCCTGCCCTACTCGAAGCTCGCCCACGTCGTCTACCGCACGCTGGCGATGGTGCACGAGCGGATGTCCGGTCTGACAACGGGCTGA
- the sat gene encoding sulfate adenylyltransferase → MSQLVPPHGSPELKPLLLGGAALAAERERALGLTRVPLTSRETGDLIMMGIGGFTPLDGFMGSSDWRGVCDEMLMPSKGGLFWPIPITLSATAELAGRIALGEDVALWDEETGELMATMTVNEKYAIDKAHECSTVFRTTDQAHPGVAMVMAQADVNLAGPVKVLSESYFPSQFAGLYQRPAEARRMFEERGWSTVAALQLRNPMHGSHAYLAWVAIEVCDGVYIHQLVGKLKPGDIPAEVRVKAINALVDKYFRKERVAMAGYPLDMRYAGPREALLHAVFRQNYGCSHLIVGRDHAGVGDYYGPFDAQKIFLEIPPGALQLKPLCMDWTFYCYECGSMASMKTCPHESKAVIDDDGRYQGGARLLLSGTLLRKLMSEGKPVPAEFSKPEVIAVLKEYYDNLEQKVEVKLHGAATGDVKR, encoded by the coding sequence ATGAGTCAACTCGTACCGCCGCACGGAAGCCCCGAGCTGAAGCCGCTGCTGCTCGGCGGCGCCGCGCTCGCCGCCGAGCGGGAGCGGGCCCTCGGCCTGACGAGGGTGCCGCTGACCAGCCGCGAGACCGGGGACCTGATCATGATGGGCATCGGCGGCTTCACCCCGCTCGACGGCTTCATGGGGTCCTCCGACTGGCGGGGCGTCTGCGACGAGATGTTGATGCCGTCGAAGGGAGGCCTGTTCTGGCCGATCCCGATCACCCTGTCCGCCACTGCCGAGCTCGCCGGGCGGATCGCCCTCGGCGAGGACGTCGCCCTCTGGGACGAGGAGACCGGCGAGCTGATGGCGACGATGACGGTGAACGAGAAGTACGCCATCGACAAGGCCCACGAGTGCTCGACCGTCTTTCGCACCACCGACCAGGCCCACCCGGGCGTCGCGATGGTCATGGCCCAGGCCGACGTCAACCTCGCGGGTCCGGTCAAGGTGCTCTCGGAGTCGTACTTCCCCAGCCAGTTCGCCGGCCTCTACCAGCGCCCGGCCGAGGCGCGCAGGATGTTCGAGGAGCGGGGCTGGTCGACCGTCGCCGCCCTCCAGCTGCGCAACCCCATGCACGGCTCCCACGCCTACCTGGCATGGGTCGCCATCGAAGTCTGCGACGGCGTCTACATCCATCAGCTGGTCGGCAAGCTCAAGCCCGGCGACATCCCGGCCGAGGTCCGCGTCAAGGCAATCAACGCGCTGGTCGACAAGTACTTCCGCAAGGAACGGGTGGCGATGGCCGGCTACCCGCTCGACATGCGCTACGCCGGCCCCCGCGAGGCGCTGCTGCACGCCGTGTTCCGGCAGAACTACGGCTGCTCCCACCTGATCGTCGGCCGCGACCACGCCGGCGTCGGCGACTACTACGGCCCCTTCGACGCCCAGAAGATCTTCCTCGAGATCCCGCCCGGCGCCCTCCAGCTCAAGCCGCTGTGCATGGACTGGACGTTCTACTGCTACGAGTGCGGCAGCATGGCGTCGATGAAGACCTGCCCGCACGAGTCCAAGGCGGTGATCGATGACGACGGGCGGTACCAGGGCGGCGCCCGCCTGCTGCTGTCCGGCACCCTCCTGCGCAAGCTGATGAGCGAGGGCAAGCCGGTGCCCGCGGAGTTCTCCAAGCCCGAGGTCATCGCGGTGCTCAAGGAGTACTACGACAACCTCGAGCAGAAGGTCGAGGTCAAGCTGCACGGCGCCGCCACCGGCGACGTCAAGCGGTAG